The genomic region GCGAGAAAACTGGATTAGGGAGGATTATTCACTGACGGATCACACGGTTATCCCACTACGAGAAAACCATAGAAAACAATCGATAGGTGGATACCTTCGGTCACGAGCATTCCCGAGAGTATGACGACCAATAAGAACGACTTCCCCCTAGCACAGCTGATAGATGTATCTACTTTACCGGCAGGTTAATGAACGTAACATAGAGGACGTTGATAGCGTGCCATAAGGCGGCGGGAAATGCTTTGAATGAAGGTTAATCCATCTAAATTCACCCCCTGAAGGTCAATAAAGAACTTTTTTCACCCCTAGCCGAAGTACTCACTTCATTACGtgtaaattatttctcttcCCTTCGCTCCTAGAACTTCTGATCTCCCCTGAAATAATCGTAATTGCCAgtaggaaaaaatcaatcaagataatttaaataacaatatttatttccacaaacaaaaatgtttttttcaactaCAAAATTCGttgttcacaaaaaaaaaatcttaaaaccgACGTGCGAGATGTTGCGTTGGTTTTGCCTTCGCAATCCCTACATCAACCAAAAGTCCCAAATGTTcgccaataaaaaatagaataaatgcaaTAATCCTGCCCTCCGGATGCAAAAGCACCAGAGATAACTCAAATcaggaaatttattttcaaaaacatttcattttcaacgTCTCCCAAAAGATCTCCCACATCTTCtaaacaatgaaatttattctgtACCAATCGAACATCCAATCAGGCTAGCTTATTCTaggataatttataaatataaaaaacctCTCAACTCTTCATTACAAACAAACAATGTCAAAACAAAGGTTGAGATCCCGTATGCGAGACGATGCCCAGGTGCTGCGTCCCGCAGTCCTCAACTTCCGACAAAAGACGCGATGATACCTTCGAGAGTTCTTATCTCGACTCAAAAGCCCCAGATGTTCATCATCCGGCGCCTCACTTCTTCCTCCCAGTCGTCTTCTTCACCGGTCTCTTGGCCTTGGTGACCATCCCCTGCTTCGCCGACTTCTTCACCACCTTCGGTGGAGCCTTGACCTTGGTGGCAGTCTTGGCCTTGGGGGGTTTGGCCGCAGGTCCTTTCTTCACCTTCTTAACCGCAGCCTTCATCGGAGTCGCAGTCTTCACGGCCGTTTTCTTCGAGGATTTCTTCACCGCGGTCTTCTTAGGACTTGAAACAGCCTTCACTACCTTCTGCACCATCGGTGACGCTTTCTTCCCCTTGGGGCCCTCCGACGCCGGAAGCTTGAAGGACCCAGCGGCGCCCTTTCCCTTCGTCTGCACCAGACTACCTCCGGCCACCGCTGTCTTCAGGTACCTCTTGATGAACGGCGCATGCCCTTCAGCGTTGATCTTGTAAACACTCGAAATATACTTTTTTATCGCATGCAGGGAGGAACCCCCCTTTTCCCTCAAACCCTTTATCGCACCGTTCACCATGTCAGCTGTTCTTGGGTGCGTCGATTTCGCTCTCGGCTTCTTCACCTTCTGGGACTTCTTGGGCTGTGCCGCAGGAGTCGCCGAAGAGGCCAATATCAATGCTGGAGTTCTCATatccgtatttttttttatcaaaatcaaTAACTCTTTCTGTGAATTGTTTTGGAATTTTACGTGCAATGTCTCTTCTTGTGCactcaattattcattaatcacTTAAAATTTAATATGAAAAAGACGGAGGGGGTGTTTAGTATACCTCGTGTGCTTGAAACTTTTCGCGAAATGTCAATTTTAATGACTTGTTATTTTCCCAAGTgtttgagatttttatttttttatggtatAATAACAACAGTAATATTAACACTGATTTAGTATTGCGTGTGGCCAAGAGCCCCGGGAAAACACCTGCCAGTACACGCGAGCACGGACCATGGAGAAAGACGGCTCCTGTCTTGTGCGCGAGAGGGCCACCAATAGTCACTCAATGCGGTACCGATTGCCACGTATTGAGGGCTTTTTTGGTACCTTCGGTAAGACTTCTTCGGGGTTCGATGGGTCGTGGATCTCGTTGAATATTCGGGGGTCCATGTAAAGAGGAATTTCCTCAGGATTTTTTGGGATTTCAACGGAGAATCGGGGTAAGCCAAGGGCGGTGCATTTCGGGTTGAAGTGCAATCTTCGTAAAGAATTGTTGAAATTGTAGGGCTGACGGGTTTTTTCGGGGGATTTTTATGGCGAGTCGAGGGGGAATAGTTAAGGGATTGGTTTCAGGGTGGTAGGGGTGCCTGCAGAAGGCCCTGGGGAGACTTTCAAAGGGTCGAAGTGGAGGCTCTGGTGCACCAACACCAGAGAAACGATTGTGTACTCTAGTGTCTGAGCATTCCGGTGCAGTCGCGGAAGATGTCTCAGGGGAAATCGAAGggtcttgatttttttcgatcgGCGAAGGTCGATTTATCGGGGAAGTTTTGGAAGGGTTTTGAGGGTTTGAAGGCCTCGAAGTGGATGATAATTGATTCACTCGGCCGGCATTGTCGACTTCTGctaattttgtaatatttttattgtaaataaagCTTGATGATGAACGATTTCAGGTTGGAGGGGAGGTTTGTTTGGGTTTGGAGACAGTTGAAACTCGGTGAGAGAGAACGTCAGCTCCTGCACGACAGGACTCAGGCTCGGGGAGTCTGGAGCATTTGAGACTGTGTGGGAAGAGGATTAAAGAGTAAATTTCCGTTGACCTCGGGGCTGAAGCCAATTCAAAGGTTGAATGAAggtttttctggtttttcaGGACGAATTTCATTGTGTCGTGGATTGTTTTATGGTGTGAAGCTAGGTGGGCTTGGTGAGTACCTCAAAAAGTAAATGCGTTCCCATCCTGACCGTTTCCTTTCGAGATTTACAACTGAGAAATAAACTTATCAATTCAGGCTCATTGATAAGAGGAAAATGTAATAATTTCGATCGAAGGacattatttgtttttcatagaagttgaataaGCCATTACTATTTCAAAACGAATCACAGGGGGGTCACACAGGACTTCTCAATTAGCTTTTATCCTGACTCTCTAAATTGTCAACGTCAAGATTTATTTCTTCTCCATGAGTGCAGAATAGGAAATGCGGGATTATTCGTCTGGAATTTATGGAACGTTTTATATAATGTGTGGGAAGGCATAGTTACTCCTCGAAATCGACATTGAGCAATCAGTCTTTCA from Diachasmimorpha longicaudata isolate KC_UGA_2023 chromosome 1, iyDiaLong2, whole genome shotgun sequence harbors:
- the LOC135168965 gene encoding histone H1B-like, with product MRTPALILASSATPAAQPKKSQKVKKPRAKSTHPRTADMVNGAIKGLREKGGSSLHAIKKYISSVYKINAEGHAPFIKRYLKTAVAGGSLVQTKGKGAAGSFKLPASEGPKGKKASPMVQKVVKAVSSPKKTAVKKSSKKTAVKTATPMKAAVKKVKKGPAAKPPKAKTATKVKAPPKVVKKSAKQGMVTKAKRPVKKTTGRKK